From the Apus apus isolate bApuApu2 chromosome 4, bApuApu2.pri.cur, whole genome shotgun sequence genome, one window contains:
- the MTUS1 gene encoding microtubule-associated tumor suppressor 1 isoform X5 yields MGGSSSKMCFYSQCAAARRDEVLKQHEDLSQELVNLRGELATTSATCEKLERDRNELELAHEGFLQKLNQQHQNDLAELEERLKEFYTAECEKLQSICIEEAEKYKAQLQEQVDNLNVTHENIKLELENKHSEKVEELKKEYESSFSELKSAHESERTLLEDSFKEKQELLEKEINELKCENNSLSEKLELEKQKQIAKEKANLKHPQIMYLEQELESLKAVLEIKNEKLHEQDVKLMKMEKLLENNAILTDKIKKVQQENEELKARMDKHMELSRQLSTEQAVLQESLEKESKVNKRLSMENEELLWKLHNGDLCSPRKLSPSSPSVPLQSPRNSGNFSSPTVSPR; encoded by the exons ATGGGCGGCTCTAGCAGCAAAATGTGCTTCTATTCGCAGTGTGCTGCGGCAAGG AGAGATGAAGTACTGAAACAGCATGAAGACTTATCTCAAGAACTAGTTAACCTTCGAGGAGAACTAG caacCACTTCTGCAACTTGTGAGAAActggagagagacagaaatgaaCTTGAACTTGCTCATGAAGGATTTTTGCAGAAGCTAAACCAGCAACATCAGAATGATTtagctgagctggaggagaggCTCAAAGAGTTTTACACTGCAGAATGTGAGAAACTCCAAAGTATCTGCATTGAAGAAGCTGAAAAGTACAAAGCGCAACTCcaggagcag GTGGACAACTTAAATGTCACACATGAAAACATTAAGCTGGAACTTGAAAACAAACACTCAGAAAAAGTAGAGGAGCTGAAAAAGGAGTACGAATCCTCTTTTTCAG AGCTCAAGAGTGCCCATGAATCTGAAAGGACATTGCTTGAAGATTCCTTTAAAGAGAAGCAGGAATTGCTAGAG aaagaaatcaacgaattaaaatgtgaaaacaatTCTCTGAGTGAGAAGCTGGAattggaaaagcaaaaacaaatagCCAAAGAAAAAGCCAATCTT AAACACCCCCAGATAATGTATCTGGAACAGGAGCTGGAAAGTTtgaaagcagtgctggagaTCAAGAATGAGAAACTTCATGAGCAGGATGTAAAGCTAATGAAGATGGAAAAACTG CTGGAGAACAATGCAATCTTAACAGACAAGATAAAGAAGGTTcagcaagaaaatgaagaattaaaagctCGGATGGACAAACACATGGAGCTTTCAAG GCAGCTTTCTACGGAGCAAGCTGTTCTGCAGGAGTCACTAGAGAAGGAATCTAAAGTGAACAAACGCCTGTCAATGGAAAATGAAGAACTTCTGTGGAAGCTGCACAATGGTGACCTATGCAGTCCAAGGAAACTGTCTCCCAGCTCTCCATCTGTGCCTCTTCAGTCCCCACGGAATTCTGGTAACTTCTCTAGTCCCACAGTATCACCAAGATGA